From Zerene cesonia ecotype Mississippi chromosome 16, Zerene_cesonia_1.1, whole genome shotgun sequence, one genomic window encodes:
- the LOC119832809 gene encoding RAC serine/threonine-protein kinase-like: MAEAAPGNIVKEGWLLKRGEHIRNWRDRYFILFDNGDLVGFKSQPERNNYRDPLNKFTVRDCQIMAVDKPRPNVFTIRGLQWTTVIERNFAVDSEREREEWVAAIRYVSSQLSGGGAAGAGPAAAPDGDDRDMAQLGTSFRDPRRITLEKFEFVKVLGKGTFGKVVLSREKGTGKLYAMKILKKHLIIQKDEVAHTITENHVLKKTKHPFLTALRYSFQTADRVCFVMEYANGGELFFHLSHERSFSEERTRFYGAEIVSALGYLHSEGIIYRDLKLENLLLDKDGHIKIADFGLCKVNITYGRTTKTFCGTPEYLAPEVLEDTDYGPAVDWWGTGVVLYEMACGRLPFYNRDHDVLFSLILEEEVRFPRGVSAACRALLAALLTKEPARRLGAGPRDAADIMAHPFFSAINWADLLAKKLPPPFKPQVESDTDTRYFDSEFTGESVELTPPEHDAAARQLDQFPQFSYQDICSSAHSALSHLSQHSALADRRH, from the exons ATGGCGGAGGCGGCGCCCGGCAATATTGTCAAGGAGGGCTGGCTGCTGAAACGCGGCGAGCACATACGAAACTGGCGCGATCGTTACTTCATCCTTTTCGACAATGGCGACCTGGTGGGCTTCAAGTCGCAGCCCGAGCGAAATAACTACCGGGACCCCCTTAACAAGTTTACCGTCCGTGACTGCCAGATTATGGCCGTGGACAAGCCTCGCCCCAACGTGTTCACTATCCGTGGTCTTCAGTGGACCACGGTCATCGAACGGAACTTCGCCGTCGACTCTGAGAGGGAACG CGAGGAGTGGGTGGCGGCGATCCGCTACGTGTCGTCGCAGCtgagcggcggcggcgcggcgggcgcgggccCGGCCGCGGCGCCCGACGGCGACGACCGCGACATGGCGCAGCTCGGCACCAGCTTCCGCGACCCGCGCCGCATC ACACTGGAGAAATTCGAGTTCGTAAAGGTGCTGGGGAAGGGCACCTTCGGCAAGGTGGTTCTGAGCCGCGAAAAGGGCACGGGTAAGCTGTACGCCATGAAGATCCTCAAGAAGCATCTCATCATCCAGAAAGACGAGGTGGCACACACCATCACCGAGAATCACGTGCTCAAGAAGACCAAGCACCCCTTCCTCACG GCGCTGCGCTACTCGTTCCAGACGGCGGACCGCGTGTGCTTCGTGATGGAGTACGCGAACGGCGGCGAGCTGTTCTTCCACCTGTCGCACGAGCGCTCCTTCAGCGAGGAGCGCACGCGCTTCTACGGCGCCGAGATCGTGTCCGCGCTCGGCTACCTGCACTCCGAGGGCATCATCTACCGCGACCTCAAGCTCGAGAACCTGCTGCTCGACAAGGACGGCCACATCAAGATCGCCGACTTCGGCCTCTGCAAG GTGAACATAACGTACGGGCGCACCACGAAGACGTTCTGCGGCACGCCCGAGTACCTGGCGCCCGAGGTGCTGGAGGACACGGACTACGGGCCCGCCGTGGACTGGTGGGGCACGGGCGTGGTGCTGTACGAGATGGCGTGCGGGCGGCTGCCGTTCTACAACCGCGACCACGACGTGCTGTTCTCGCTGATCCTGGAGGAGGAGGTGCGGTTCCCGCGCGGCGTGTCGGCCGCGTGCCGCGCGCTGCTGGCGGCGCTGCTCACCAAGGAGCCGGCGCGCCGCCTGGGCGCGGGCCCGCGCGACGCCGCCGACATCATGGCGCACCCCTTCTTCAGCGCCATCAACTGGGCCGACCTGCTGGCCAAGAAGCTGCCGCCGCCCTTCAAGCCGCAGGTGGAGTCCGACACCGACACGCGCTACTTCGACTCCGAGTTCACGGGCGAGTCCGTCGAGCTCACGCCGCCCGAGCACGACGCCGCCGCGCGCCAGCTCGACCAGTTCCCGCAGTTCTCCTACCAG GACATCTGCTCGTCGGCGCACTCCGCGCTGTCGCACCTGTCGCAGCACTCCGCGCTCGCCGACCGCCGCCACTAG